The proteins below come from a single Papaver somniferum cultivar HN1 chromosome 11, ASM357369v1, whole genome shotgun sequence genomic window:
- the LOC113324949 gene encoding eukaryotic translation initiation factor 4B1-like, producing the protein MVVGGGDSDGSWGGGGGRRYDDESRGPPPRVSDNLAMGKIPLTTSRTSSFGCGFGRDSSDRTRMSLSPPSVMEGGALSEPVKSSRPSPFGEARPREEVLAGKGLDWKIVDAEIDAKQTTSMPTSVDSSQPTSSSSRPQSHDQRVVDFTDQRPLSQSARSDDSRHMEPRGRSKRGDRL; encoded by the exons ATggtggtaggtggtggtgattCAGATGGATcttggggtggtggtggtggtaggagATATGATGATGAAAGCAGAGGACCACCACCCAGGGTTTCTGATAATTTGGCTATGGGTAAAATACCATTAACTACTTCCAGGACTAGTAGTTTTGGTTGTGGTTTTGGGAGGGATTCCAGTGATAGAACTAGAATGTCGCTTAGTCCACCTAGCGTTATGGAAGGTGGTGCTTTGAGTGAGCCTGTGAAATCGTCAAGGCCTAGTCCATTTGGTGAGGCACGTCCTAGGGAAGAGGTATTAGCTGGAAAAGGTTTGGATTGGAAGATTGTGGATGCAGAGATTGATGCAAAGCAAACTACTAGCATGCCAACAAGTGTTGATTCTAGTCAGCCAACAAGTTCTTCAAGCAGGCCTCAGAGTCACGACCAAAG GGTTGTCGATTTCACGGATCAGAGGCCACTGTCACAGTCTGCCAGGTCCGATGACTCGAGACATATGGAGCCAAGGGGAAG GTCCAAGCGAGGGGATAGGTTGTAA